One Paracoccaceae bacterium Fryx2 genomic region harbors:
- a CDS encoding iron ABC transporter permease, with amino-acid sequence MTQPIASPGSSGRFTLFPRLSGTAVTGIVIALFLMAFLILPVAQVIYVAFLDARSGAFTLQNFQDFFNTTLFRESFVNSFYVSAMSVVFATMIALPLAYITTRFNFGGAVLIQSLGIIPLIMPPFVGAVAMSLLFGRNGTVNLLLNQYFGIKIPFMEGLNGVILVQSIHYFPFILINLSAALRNIDRSMEEAAQNLGSSGMRLFRRIVFPLAMPGYLAGAALVFIKVFDDLGTPLLLNVNTMLAPQAYLRITGVGINDPMGYVISFILVVFSVFSLWASFLFMRGKDYATTQKGGGGLSKRDLGRGEKITAYAVILFILALVLSPHLGLVLLAFGTIWSFSPLPDGFTLQHFGTVFSQSMQYVTNTLLYAGTAALLDVILGTAIAYIVIRTGLPGRKWLDYMATAALAVPGVVLGIGYLRLFHGVQLPFGMGPMASWWGIIILALAIRRLPYALRACMAALQQIALALEEAAESLGATRTSTIRRIVVPLMSGGILAGFVTSFATAAVELSATIMLVGRSADAPLAYGIYLFMQSPSGRGAGAALGILAVVIVALGTYLSQRIIERDRRRRAAAPGAEA; translated from the coding sequence ATGACCCAACCCATCGCTTCCCCGGGAAGCTCCGGCCGTTTCACGCTGTTTCCGCGGCTTTCCGGAACCGCCGTCACCGGCATCGTCATCGCCCTTTTCCTCATGGCATTCCTGATCCTGCCGGTGGCGCAGGTGATCTATGTGGCCTTCCTCGACGCGCGCAGCGGCGCGTTCACGCTGCAGAACTTCCAGGATTTCTTCAACACGACCCTGTTCCGCGAAAGCTTCGTGAACTCGTTCTACGTCTCGGCGATGTCGGTGGTCTTCGCCACCATGATCGCCCTGCCGCTGGCCTACATCACCACGCGGTTCAACTTCGGCGGGGCCGTGCTGATCCAGAGCCTCGGGATCATCCCGCTCATCATGCCGCCCTTCGTCGGCGCCGTGGCGATGAGCCTGCTGTTCGGGCGCAACGGCACGGTCAACCTGCTGCTGAACCAGTATTTCGGCATCAAGATCCCCTTCATGGAGGGGTTGAACGGCGTCATCCTGGTGCAGTCGATCCACTACTTCCCCTTCATCCTGATCAACCTCTCGGCCGCGCTGCGCAACATCGACCGGTCGATGGAGGAGGCGGCGCAGAACCTCGGCTCTTCGGGGATGCGGCTGTTCCGGCGGATCGTGTTTCCCCTGGCCATGCCGGGCTATCTTGCCGGCGCGGCGCTGGTCTTCATCAAGGTCTTCGACGACCTCGGCACGCCGCTGCTGCTGAACGTGAACACCATGCTGGCGCCGCAGGCCTATCTGCGGATCACCGGCGTCGGCATCAACGACCCGATGGGCTATGTGATCTCGTTCATCCTCGTCGTGTTCTCGGTCTTCTCGCTCTGGGCCTCGTTCCTCTTCATGCGCGGCAAGGACTATGCCACGACGCAGAAGGGCGGAGGCGGGCTGTCGAAGCGCGACCTCGGCCGGGGCGAGAAGATCACGGCCTATGCGGTGATCCTGTTCATTCTTGCGCTGGTGCTTTCGCCCCATCTGGGGCTGGTGCTTCTGGCCTTCGGCACGATCTGGTCCTTCAGCCCGCTGCCCGACGGCTTTACCCTGCAGCATTTCGGCACGGTCTTCAGCCAGTCGATGCAATACGTGACGAACACCCTGCTTTATGCCGGAACGGCCGCTCTGCTCGATGTCATCCTCGGGACGGCCATTGCCTACATCGTGATCCGCACCGGGCTGCCGGGGCGCAAGTGGCTGGACTACATGGCTACGGCCGCGCTGGCGGTTCCGGGCGTGGTGCTGGGCATCGGCTATCTGCGCCTGTTCCACGGCGTGCAGCTGCCCTTCGGGATGGGGCCGATGGCCAGCTGGTGGGGGATCATCATTCTTGCCCTTGCCATCCGGCGCCTGCCCTATGCGCTGCGGGCCTGCATGGCCGCCTTGCAGCAGATCGCGCTGGCGCTCGAAGAGGCGGCCGAAAGCCTTGGCGCGACCAGGACCTCGACCATCCGCCGCATCGTGGTGCCCTTGATGTCGGGCGGCATCCTGGCCGGCTTCGTCACCAGTTTTGCCACCGCCGCAGTAGAGCTGTCGGCCACCATCATGCTGGTGGGCCGCTCGGCCGATGCGCCGCTTGCTTACGGCATCTATCTCTTCATGCAATCGCCATCGGGGCGCGGGGCCGGCGCCGCGCTCGGCATCCTCGCAGTGGTCATCGTGGCGCTCGGCACCTACCTCTCGCAGCGCATCATCGAACGCGACCGCCGCCGCCGCGCCGCCGCTCCGGGGGCAGAGGCATGA
- a CDS encoding histidine phosphatase family protein: MADLWFIRHFRTAWNAEGKLQGRRDIALDDPLGPADRAALAANAEALAGLEFSAVWSSPLLRARQTAALHGFATPEILPDLAEIDFGRFEGRLWSELDAAHPGLWHEAPHLLPLGEPFEAFTARVARVLARAARLSGPPVLIFGHGAWAGCLSCLQAGRDPAAMNGMKLANGGMLRLPVDRLKGSVRRSATAATSRS; this comes from the coding sequence ATGGCGGACCTGTGGTTCATCCGCCATTTTCGCACGGCCTGGAATGCGGAAGGAAAGTTGCAGGGCCGGCGCGACATCGCGCTGGATGACCCGCTCGGCCCCGCCGATCGGGCGGCACTGGCCGCAAATGCCGAAGCACTGGCGGGGCTGGAGTTTTCGGCCGTCTGGTCCTCTCCCCTGCTTCGGGCGCGACAGACGGCCGCGCTGCACGGCTTCGCAACGCCCGAAATCCTGCCGGACCTGGCCGAGATCGATTTCGGCAGGTTCGAGGGGCGGCTCTGGTCGGAGCTGGACGCAGCCCATCCCGGCCTCTGGCACGAGGCACCGCACCTCTTGCCGCTGGGTGAACCCTTCGAAGCCTTCACCGCCCGCGTCGCCCGCGTGCTGGCCCGGGCCGCACGCCTGTCCGGGCCGCCGGTGCTGATCTTCGGCCATGGCGCCTGGGCGGGTTGCCTTTCCTGCCTGCAGGCGGGGCGCGACCCGGCCGCGATGAACGGGATGAAACTTGCCAATGGCGGGATGCTCAGACTGCCGGTTGACCGGTTGAAGGGTTCGGTCAGGCGTTCGGCAACGGCCGCCACGTCCCGCAGCTGA
- a CDS encoding ABC transporter ATP-binding protein, giving the protein MTRSKAGIRIENLHLSFGETKVLEGIDMEIRPGEFFAFLGPSGSGKSTLLRAIAGFGPRPQGRILIGDRDIADLPPWKRNVGMVFQSYALWPHMTVRANVAFGLEERRMPRREIGPKVEAALELVGLLHLADRMPAQLSGGQQQRVALARTVAIEPQVLLLDEPLSNLDASLRVQMRRELLALQRKLGLTTVFVTHDQEEANTTSDRMAVLDGGVIQQIGTPQELYDRPVNGFVAGFLGTANILKGSLRDGTFVTGSGNALPVATTLDRATRIVLRPQNISLTDDRGFGVIPGIIRHREFLGSQIRYLVETADGQIIVDRLHGEGAVAHETGAAVALKVESRNAPLLA; this is encoded by the coding sequence ATGACACGATCCAAGGCGGGCATCCGCATCGAGAACCTGCACCTGTCGTTCGGCGAGACCAAGGTGCTGGAAGGCATCGACATGGAGATCAGGCCGGGGGAGTTCTTTGCCTTCCTCGGCCCGTCCGGCTCGGGCAAATCCACCCTGCTGCGGGCGATTGCCGGTTTTGGCCCGCGGCCGCAGGGCCGCATCCTGATCGGGGATCGCGACATTGCCGACCTGCCGCCGTGGAAGCGCAATGTCGGGATGGTGTTCCAGTCCTACGCGCTCTGGCCGCACATGACCGTGCGCGCCAACGTGGCCTTCGGGCTGGAGGAACGCCGGATGCCCCGCCGCGAGATCGGGCCGAAGGTTGAAGCCGCACTGGAACTTGTAGGCCTGCTCCACCTTGCCGACCGGATGCCGGCGCAACTGTCGGGAGGGCAGCAGCAGCGCGTTGCGCTGGCCCGGACGGTGGCGATCGAGCCTCAGGTGCTGCTGCTGGACGAGCCCCTGTCCAACCTCGACGCCTCGCTCCGGGTGCAGATGCGGCGCGAGCTGCTGGCGCTGCAGCGCAAGCTTGGCCTCACCACCGTTTTCGTGACCCACGACCAGGAGGAGGCCAACACCACGTCCGACCGGATGGCCGTGCTGGACGGTGGCGTGATCCAGCAGATCGGCACCCCGCAGGAACTTTACGACCGCCCGGTGAACGGGTTCGTCGCGGGCTTCCTGGGAACCGCGAACATCCTGAAGGGCAGCCTGCGCGACGGAACCTTCGTGACCGGGAGCGGCAACGCCCTGCCGGTCGCGACCACCCTGGACAGGGCGACCCGCATCGTGCTCCGGCCGCAGAACATCAGCCTGACGGATGACCGCGGCTTCGGTGTCATTCCCGGCATCATCCGGCATCGCGAATTTCTCGGCAGCCAGATCCGCTATCTGGTCGAAACCGCGGATGGGCAGATCATCGTTGACCGGTTGCATGGCGAGGGGGCGGTGGCCCATGAAACCGGGGCCGCTGTCGCGCTGAAGGTCGAAAGCCGCAACGCGCCGCTGCTGGCCTGA
- a CDS encoding sigma-54 dependent transcriptional regulator — protein sequence MAERPTVMLVEDDADLAQATAETLDRAGFAVEAHASAAPALAALTADWPGVILSDVRMPGMSGLDLLDRVQTIAPGVPFVVITGHGDVAGAIRAMRAGAHDFLEKPCDPDLLIDVLRRAVEMRRLQLENAELRNRLASSVLPTDRLLGRSAPMADLRRRVAALAALRVDLLISGESGTGKELVARCLHDMSGRRLGPFVALNCGALTEADVDRALFGVAGEYPGRIAAAEGGTLYLDELESMPDALQVRLLRVLEAREIAPLGGAARAVDLRILGSVKADPAVLIAEGRLRADLFHRFNAGALKLPPLREREGDAVLLIEHFAAEAAARHNLPKPALDATLRRQAEYHGWPGNVREARNMAERLVIGLEPTFAPAGRAALAVEDYDTAMEAFENRLLQAALLQTGGRKTEAAGLLGIPRKRLYLRLRYHGLA from the coding sequence ATGGCTGAAAGACCGACGGTCATGCTGGTGGAAGACGATGCCGATCTGGCGCAGGCCACGGCCGAGACGCTTGATCGCGCAGGCTTCGCGGTCGAGGCACATGCCTCGGCCGCACCCGCGCTGGCGGCCCTGACGGCCGACTGGCCGGGCGTGATCCTTTCCGATGTGCGGATGCCCGGCATGTCCGGGCTGGATCTGCTGGACCGCGTCCAGACAATCGCGCCGGGCGTGCCGTTCGTCGTCATCACGGGCCACGGAGACGTTGCGGGGGCGATACGGGCGATGCGCGCGGGGGCGCATGACTTTCTCGAGAAGCCCTGCGATCCGGATCTGCTGATCGACGTGCTGCGCCGCGCTGTCGAGATGCGCCGGCTGCAACTGGAAAATGCGGAGCTGCGCAACCGGCTGGCAAGTTCGGTGCTGCCGACCGACAGGCTGCTTGGGCGTTCCGCCCCGATGGCCGACCTGCGGCGGCGGGTGGCGGCCCTGGCCGCGCTGCGGGTCGACCTGCTGATCTCGGGCGAATCCGGCACCGGGAAGGAACTGGTCGCGCGTTGCCTGCACGACATGTCGGGGCGGCGGCTCGGGCCGTTCGTCGCGCTGAACTGCGGTGCGCTGACCGAAGCGGACGTTGACCGCGCGCTTTTCGGGGTGGCGGGCGAGTATCCGGGCCGCATCGCGGCGGCCGAGGGCGGCACGCTTTACCTCGATGAACTGGAATCGATGCCCGACGCCCTTCAGGTCCGGCTGCTGCGGGTGCTGGAGGCGCGGGAGATCGCCCCGCTGGGCGGCGCGGCGCGGGCGGTCGATCTGCGCATCCTCGGCAGCGTGAAGGCCGATCCGGCGGTGCTGATCGCCGAAGGGCGGCTGCGTGCCGACCTCTTCCACCGCTTCAATGCGGGCGCCCTGAAGCTCCCTCCCCTGCGCGAGCGCGAGGGCGATGCCGTGCTGCTGATCGAGCATTTCGCGGCCGAGGCCGCCGCCCGGCACAACCTGCCGAAGCCCGCGCTGGACGCGACACTCCGCCGACAGGCCGAATATCATGGCTGGCCGGGCAACGTCCGCGAGGCACGGAACATGGCCGAGCGGCTGGTGATCGGCCTGGAGCCCACCTTTGCGCCTGCGGGCCGGGCAGCCCTGGCCGTGGAAGACTACGACACCGCCATGGAGGCATTCGAGAATCGCCTGCTGCAAGCTGCCCTGTTGCAGACCGGCGGACGAAAGACCGAGGCTGCGGGCCTTCTGGGCATCCCCCGCAAGCGGCTCTATCTGCGTCTTCGTTACCACGGGCTGGCATGA
- a CDS encoding extracellular solute-binding protein has protein sequence MRTILLTTALALVATAAAAQQSVVVVTSFPKDLTDPFKAAFEAAHPDYQLEVVSRNTNASVSFLQETRASNTTDLFWASAPDAFEVLKSEGLLARVDIAAEGIPDTIGSYPINDPDGTYYGFAASGYGIMYNTRYIEANNLPVATEWEDLMRAEYNGHVGMSSPSRSGTTHLTVETLLQGDGWDAGWAKWKWISGNMSTVTERSFGVPDGVNSGNFGFGIVIDFFGLASKASGFPVELVYPSVTSIVPANVGIIENAPNAEGAKAFVEYILSPEGQQVLLNPAIMRLPVNPDAYANAPEGFPNPFSEEFAPGAIVFDVDKSGTRYNLVNSLFDVMITYRMDDLRAAVAAVQAAEAAHPDGANAEARALIDEARALVEALPVTEEQALDPSFTGVFQISRAEPETQVVGRQAEVEQAWDAFAVANYARAKELADQAAAMQ, from the coding sequence ATGCGCACGATCCTACTCACCACGGCCCTTGCCTTGGTCGCCACGGCGGCGGCTGCACAGCAGAGTGTCGTCGTCGTCACCTCTTTTCCCAAGGATCTGACCGACCCCTTCAAGGCCGCGTTCGAGGCGGCACATCCCGATTACCAGCTCGAGGTGGTCAGCCGGAACACCAACGCCTCGGTGTCCTTCCTGCAGGAGACCCGGGCCTCGAACACCACCGACCTGTTCTGGGCATCGGCCCCGGATGCGTTCGAGGTGCTGAAGAGCGAGGGGCTGCTTGCCAGGGTCGACATCGCGGCCGAGGGGATACCGGATACCATCGGCTCCTATCCGATCAATGATCCGGACGGCACCTACTACGGCTTCGCGGCCTCGGGTTACGGCATCATGTACAACACCCGCTACATCGAGGCGAACAACCTGCCCGTGGCCACCGAGTGGGAAGACCTGATGCGGGCCGAATACAACGGCCATGTCGGCATGTCCTCGCCGTCGCGGTCCGGCACCACGCACCTGACCGTCGAGACCCTGCTGCAGGGCGACGGCTGGGATGCCGGCTGGGCCAAGTGGAAATGGATCTCGGGCAACATGAGCACCGTGACCGAGCGCAGCTTCGGCGTGCCCGACGGGGTGAACTCGGGCAACTTCGGCTTCGGCATCGTGATCGACTTCTTCGGCCTGGCCTCGAAAGCCTCGGGCTTCCCGGTGGAGCTGGTCTATCCCAGTGTCACGTCCATCGTGCCGGCCAACGTGGGGATCATCGAGAATGCCCCGAATGCCGAAGGGGCCAAGGCCTTTGTCGAATACATCCTGTCGCCCGAAGGCCAGCAGGTGCTGCTGAACCCGGCGATCATGCGGCTGCCGGTCAATCCGGACGCCTATGCAAACGCACCCGAAGGCTTCCCCAACCCGTTCTCGGAAGAATTCGCGCCCGGTGCGATCGTCTTCGACGTGGACAAGTCCGGCACGCGCTACAATCTGGTGAACTCGCTGTTCGACGTGATGATCACCTACCGGATGGACGACCTGCGTGCGGCGGTGGCGGCGGTGCAGGCGGCCGAGGCCGCGCATCCCGATGGTGCCAATGCCGAGGCCAGGGCGCTGATCGACGAGGCCCGCGCGCTGGTCGAGGCCCTGCCGGTCACCGAGGAGCAGGCGCTCGATCCGTCCTTCACCGGCGTGTTCCAGATCTCGCGCGCCGAACCCGAGACACAGGTCGTCGGGCGTCAGGCCGAGGTGGAACAGGCATGGGACGCCTTTGCCGTGGCCAACTATGCCAGGGCGAAGGAACTCGCGGACCAGGCTGCCGCGATGCAGTGA
- a CDS encoding calcium-binding protein: MAAFTRTLPIPGNDTVTGGTGDDSLTIINNLEGGVLVQGFTNYSDGSHGGIFNALGNNDITFSGIERIAFTDNGGGADNITTGRGNDTISAGGGNDTINSGSGTDIIDGGDGIDIWSVNLGAATTAIDLDLNAAVSTFLGTGSLRNVEGFGSLFTGLGNDRITGHRSAAVSDTINTGGGDDTITLWHGGNDSVTGGSGSDTLVVVNEIAGGMETQGFTNYSDGGHGGIFNASGNNDISFFGIERFSYTDLAGGADRITTGRGNDTINGGGGNDTINSGSGIDIVDGGAGIDIWSANMGVATENIAINLNAARSRFLDTGEVRSVEGFGSLFTGLGNDRITGHRSAAVSDTINTGGGNDTITLWHGGNDSVTGGSGSDTLVVVNEIAGGMETQGFTNYSDGGHGGIFNASGNNDISFFGIERFSYTDLAGGADRITTGRGNDTINGGGGNDTINSGSGIDIVDGGAGLDLWSANMGDVKRSVVIDLNGVSTFLATGSVQNIEGFGNLVTGSARDVVTGHRTSALSDTISTGGGNDRITLWHGGNDSVTGGSGKDTLVVVNEIAGGMETQGFTSYSDGGHGGIFNAAGNNDISFFGIEHFSYTDLAGGADRITTGRGNDTINGGGGHDTLLAGAGNDRVNGGAGNDVLDGGAGNDVLNGGAGNDTLIAGAGTDVLTGGAGADVFEFSATLNEGANTVTDFADGTDLFRVAGGIFSTFGIAAANGGADTIITLGGGTTVLLTGVQASVIDASDFLLA; encoded by the coding sequence ATGGCCGCCTTTACGCGCACGCTGCCGATCCCCGGAAACGACACAGTCACCGGCGGCACCGGCGACGACAGCCTGACGATCATCAACAATCTGGAAGGCGGCGTGCTGGTCCAGGGTTTCACGAACTATTCCGACGGCAGCCACGGCGGCATCTTCAACGCACTGGGCAACAACGACATCACCTTTTCGGGCATTGAGCGCATCGCCTTCACCGACAACGGCGGCGGGGCGGACAACATCACCACGGGTCGTGGCAACGACACGATTTCGGCCGGCGGCGGCAATGACACGATCAATTCGGGCTCGGGCACCGACATCATCGACGGCGGCGACGGTATCGACATCTGGTCGGTCAACCTCGGCGCAGCCACCACCGCCATCGACCTCGATCTGAACGCCGCAGTCTCGACCTTCCTCGGCACCGGATCGCTGCGCAATGTCGAAGGCTTCGGCTCCCTGTTCACCGGCCTCGGCAACGACCGGATCACCGGGCACCGCAGCGCCGCGGTCAGCGACACCATCAATACCGGGGGCGGCGACGACACGATCACGCTCTGGCACGGCGGGAACGACTCGGTGACCGGCGGCAGCGGCAGCGACACGCTGGTGGTGGTGAACGAGATCGCGGGCGGGATGGAGACCCAGGGCTTCACCAACTATTCCGACGGCGGCCATGGCGGCATCTTCAATGCCAGCGGCAACAACGACATCTCGTTCTTCGGCATCGAGCGTTTCAGCTATACCGACCTCGCCGGCGGGGCTGACCGCATCACCACCGGCCGGGGCAACGACACCATCAACGGCGGCGGCGGCAATGACACGATCAATTCGGGCTCGGGCATCGACATCGTCGATGGCGGCGCAGGCATCGACATCTGGTCGGCCAACATGGGGGTTGCCACCGAAAACATTGCCATCAACCTGAACGCCGCCAGGTCGCGGTTCCTCGACACGGGCGAGGTGCGCAGTGTCGAAGGCTTCGGGTCGCTGTTCACCGGCCTCGGCAACGACCGGATCACCGGGCACCGCAGCGCCGCGGTCAGCGACACCATCAATACCGGGGGCGGCAACGACACGATCACGCTCTGGCACGGCGGGAACGACTCGGTGACCGGCGGCAGCGGCAGCGACACGCTGGTGGTGGTGAACGAGATCGCGGGCGGGATGGAGACCCAGGGCTTCACCAACTATTCCGACGGCGGCCATGGCGGCATCTTCAACGCCAGCGGCAACAACGACATCTCGTTCTTCGGCATCGAGCGTTTCAGCTATACCGACCTCGCCGGCGGGGCTGACCGCATCACCACCGGCCGGGGCAACGACACCATCAACGGCGGCGGCGGCAATGACACGATCAATTCGGGCTCGGGCATCGACATCGTCGATGGCGGCGCAGGGCTCGACCTTTGGTCGGCCAACATGGGGGACGTGAAGCGTTCGGTCGTGATCGACCTCAACGGGGTATCGACCTTCCTCGCCACCGGATCGGTGCAGAACATCGAGGGTTTCGGCAACCTTGTCACCGGCTCGGCCAGGGATGTCGTCACCGGGCACCGCACCTCGGCGCTGAGCGACACCATCAGCACGGGCGGCGGCAACGACAGGATCACGCTCTGGCACGGCGGGAATGACTCGGTGACCGGCGGCAGCGGCAAGGACACGCTGGTGGTGGTGAACGAGATCGCGGGCGGGATGGAGACCCAGGGCTTCACCAGCTACTCCGACGGCGGCCATGGCGGCATCTTCAACGCCGCCGGAAACAACGACATCTCGTTCTTCGGCATCGAACATTTCAGCTATACCGACCTCGCCGGCGGGGCTGACCGCATCACCACCGGCCGGGGCAACGACACCATCAACGGCGGCGGCGGCCACGACACGCTTCTTGCGGGCGCGGGCAATGACCGGGTCAACGGCGGTGCGGGGAACGACGTGCTGGACGGCGGCGCGGGCAACGACGTGCTGAACGGCGGCGCCGGCAACGACACCCTGATCGCGGGGGCCGGGACTGACGTGCTGACCGGCGGCGCGGGCGCGGATGTGTTCGAGTTCTCCGCCACGCTGAACGAAGGGGCGAACACCGTCACGGATTTCGCCGACGGGACCGATCTGTTCCGGGTGGCGGGCGGCATCTTCTCCACCTTCGGCATCGCGGCTGCGAACGGGGGGGCAGACACGATCATCACCCTTGGCGGCGGAACCACGGTGCTGCTGACAGGGGTGCAGGCAAGCGTGATCGATGCCAGCGACTTTCTTCTGGCCTGA
- a CDS encoding ATP-binding protein, whose translation MSIRARLTLALLVIVCIATVLVLAGMYVVLRAERDFRFLAEDRIPRVALAGELAEFTGDLAAVSATIVASPDSDPADLSRRVDAAAAGIAGVLNASVLRMAPEGEDLARAETALRRALAGFNQTGARLGILEQRVRAANQQLRWTHGDVQDQAGALLLDLSFNMDAALGVLVEDPDPARRAAAEGGLKRDRLARDRLARLASETATLTALLLQARGAEGLDALDEVRELGHDTMDAIALLRMGLPERTDIILFMESVDRLIALAQEPEGVFAQMRDQITLRTEAVGHLAVAQEALSEMQAQLSTLGRRERVDAQAAADDAAGAVLAGAIWLSALALLGAAACAAILLAYVRNRILRRLEQLAADLTRIAEGDQTASVLVKGRDEIADMGRAVEVFRASAAQLQAAHRDLSAEVAERQRAVERLERTQRELVQAGKMAALGQMSAAISHEINQPLATMRHRLHNLRLACPQAADSISRIEATVERITATIGHLRRIARRSDHRHVRVMLAEPLEAALALLEHRLHQGGVAVERAGELAAVAVEGDEILLEQVLLNIFGNALDAIAETGRGRGTIRIALEQHADVLLRITDDGVGLRGQAPADLVDPFHTTKEVGKGLGLGLSIAFNVMQDMGGHLEIRPAAQGAEVRLRLRRWQAGERLANG comes from the coding sequence GTGTCCATCCGGGCCAGGCTGACGCTGGCGCTGCTGGTGATCGTGTGCATCGCCACCGTGCTGGTGCTGGCCGGCATGTATGTCGTGCTGCGCGCGGAGCGGGATTTCAGGTTCCTGGCCGAGGACAGGATTCCCCGGGTCGCGCTTGCAGGCGAGCTGGCGGAGTTCACCGGCGATCTTGCCGCTGTTTCGGCAACCATCGTTGCCAGCCCTGACAGCGACCCCGCAGACCTGTCCCGCCGGGTGGACGCGGCAGCGGCAGGGATTGCCGGCGTTCTCAATGCCTCGGTGCTCCGCATGGCCCCCGAGGGCGAGGATCTGGCGCGTGCCGAGACCGCTCTTCGGCGGGCACTGGCCGGTTTCAACCAGACCGGCGCCAGGCTTGGCATCCTCGAGCAACGGGTGCGGGCGGCCAACCAGCAACTGCGCTGGACCCATGGCGACGTGCAGGATCAGGCTGGCGCGCTGTTGCTGGATCTTTCCTTCAACATGGACGCGGCCCTGGGCGTGCTGGTCGAAGACCCGGATCCGGCGCGGCGGGCCGCCGCCGAAGGCGGGCTGAAGCGCGACCGGCTGGCCCGTGACCGCCTTGCCCGCCTTGCATCCGAGACGGCGACCCTGACGGCGCTCCTGCTGCAGGCCCGCGGAGCGGAGGGGCTCGACGCACTGGACGAGGTGCGGGAACTGGGCCACGACACGATGGATGCCATAGCGCTGCTGCGCATGGGCCTGCCGGAACGGACCGACATCATCCTGTTCATGGAGAGTGTGGACCGGCTGATCGCCCTGGCACAGGAACCGGAGGGTGTCTTCGCACAGATGCGCGACCAGATCACCCTGCGGACAGAGGCGGTGGGCCATCTTGCCGTGGCGCAGGAAGCCCTGTCCGAGATGCAGGCGCAGCTCAGCACGCTGGGGCGCCGTGAACGGGTGGACGCGCAGGCTGCCGCAGACGATGCCGCCGGTGCCGTGCTTGCGGGCGCGATCTGGCTGTCGGCGCTGGCGCTCCTCGGGGCCGCGGCGTGCGCGGCCATCCTGCTTGCCTATGTGCGCAACCGCATCCTTCGGCGGCTGGAGCAGCTTGCGGCGGACCTGACACGCATTGCAGAGGGCGACCAGACGGCCTCGGTGCTGGTGAAGGGCCGCGACGAGATTGCCGACATGGGGCGCGCTGTCGAAGTCTTCCGGGCCTCGGCGGCGCAGCTTCAGGCCGCACACCGCGACCTCTCCGCCGAAGTGGCCGAGCGGCAGCGCGCGGTGGAGCGTCTGGAACGCACGCAGCGGGAACTGGTGCAGGCCGGAAAGATGGCCGCGCTCGGCCAGATGTCGGCGGCGATCAGCCATGAGATAAACCAGCCGCTTGCCACGATGCGGCACCGTCTGCACAACCTGCGTCTGGCCTGTCCGCAAGCGGCGGATTCCATCTCGCGGATCGAGGCGACGGTGGAGCGTATCACCGCCACCATCGGCCACCTGCGCCGCATCGCGCGCCGGTCGGATCATCGCCACGTCCGCGTAATGCTGGCCGAGCCGCTGGAGGCGGCCCTCGCGCTGCTTGAACACCGGCTGCATCAGGGGGGCGTTGCGGTGGAGCGTGCAGGGGAGCTTGCGGCCGTGGCGGTGGAAGGCGACGAAATCCTGCTGGAACAGGTTCTGCTGAACATCTTCGGCAATGCGCTGGACGCGATTGCCGAAACGGGGCGCGGCAGGGGCACCATCCGCATCGCGCTGGAACAGCACGCCGATGTCCTGCTGCGCATAACGGATGACGGGGTGGGCCTTCGCGGTCAGGCTCCCGCCGACCTGGTCGATCCGTTCCACACGACCAAGGAGGTGGGGAAAGGTCTCGGTCTGGGCCTGTCCATCGCGTTCAACGTGATGCAGGACATGGGCGGCCATCTGGAGATCAGGCCCGCAGCGCAGGGAGCGGAGGTGCGGCTGCGTCTGCGGCGCTGGCAAGCCGGGGAGAGGCTGGCGAATGGCTGA